One segment of Drosophila mauritiana strain mau12 chromosome 3R, ASM438214v1, whole genome shotgun sequence DNA contains the following:
- the LOC117144132 gene encoding glycine-rich protein DOT1 — translation MQIIRTPLLLFLGICFLINLDESSAGKVKLLAFKGPHAGFVGLKVRTPKLLGLKSGLVGGAAGFGLGAAVGAKLGAGLAGLKSHAGGLAGGVGGGYGGGYGGGYGGGYGGGYGGGYGGGYGGGYGGGYGRSSGYEHHEYHESHHSEGSSYGGGGGQW, via the exons atgcaaataatt CGTACACCTTTATTACTTTTCCTGGGAATTTGTTTTCTCATCAATCTGGATGAATCGTCTGCTGGAAAAGTTAAGTTACTAGCCTTTAAGGGACCCCATGCCGGATTTGTGGGTCTCAAGGTTCGCACTCCCAAGTTGCTGGGCCTAAAAAGCGGATTGGTGGGTGGAGCAGCCGGATTTGGACTCGGTGCGGCGGTTGGCGCTAAATTGGGCGCTGGATTAGCCGGATTAAAAAGCCATGCTGGAGGTCTGGCAGGTGGTGTTGGAGGAGGCTATGGAGGAGGATATGGCGGAGGATATGGCGGAGGATATGGCGGAGGATATGGTGGAGGATACGGAGGAGGATACGGTGGAGGATATGGCGGAGGATACGGAAGGAGCAGTGGATACGAACACCATGAGTACCACGAAAGCCACCACAGTGAAGGATCCAGTTACGGTGGTGGGGGCGGCCAGTGGTAA
- the LOC117145289 gene encoding neuropeptide-like protein 31 encodes MKYLSLSFLLCCLVAGALSAPQFGYGFAPYGGYGGYGGSYASASASAAASSSAGGYQGFGYPGYGGYGGYGGFGGGYGGGYRQQYNQFSNYNNYGSSGYYGGYPFGR; translated from the exons ATGAAG TACCTTTCATTGTCTTTCCTGTTGTGCTGCCTGGTGGCCGGAGCTTTGAGTGCCCCCCAGTTTGGATATGGATTCGCACCATATGGAGGATACGGAGGATATGGAGGAAGCTATGCCTCCGCCTCTGCCAGTGCCGCAGCGAGCAGCAGTGCGGGAGGATATCAAGGATTCGGATACCCAGGATACGGGGGATATGGTGGATACGGAGGATTTGGCGGAGGATACGGTGGAGGCTATCGGCAGCAGTACAACCAGTtcagcaactacaacaactACGGATCTTCTGGCTACTACGGCGGTTACCCATTCGGCAGATGA